In Fibrobacter sp. UWB16, a single genomic region encodes these proteins:
- a CDS encoding penicillin-binding protein activator, which produces MNRLFPLFLAAVLSTSVFAQDDVERVKSVVKNGRCSDAIAPLQKIYSSSFRKIEGEKASVMLAECYLRTGKKDDAYDVASRFLEYHVKSAYRERMELARAVIDVEKGSVFDGVEAMLRVLSYSTNPAARSRAKDVAIQTLAASLLTADQLQALLEKYPVDREVMGWMQLQLGRECQNAKRYRAARYWYKKVLKTTSSENLQKTAKKGISALEGLGAGLPTVLVLAPLSGDFAEFGAAAVQGSLLAYEQANLKGKVNIIFQDTHADAAIALMRTQRAVNQDSIIAIIGPIMSAPATSVAAWLGANFQHVPMLTPTATDAGIAKLGPNIFQVNLTMDILAQTIADFAIKCLDIREFGVMSPLGDFGTAMSESFTRAVERRGGDVVGFRNYEEGRPDYKTEFNLMRDVRFNQENRRRNIAKGVNDLSSVNPRDRKLYLADSTVEFPGLFIPATNPADAGAMVSQAAFNKVSGTYLGTSGWYGRELLIQGKRLVEGSYFSVPSIDMNKGNTAYTNFVKDFTARWGVEPGEDKVSGLSYDAANIIFTSLAAVTGKDDDMTHYINATKDFKGIYGDIQFRRGANANTKIITVNKGKFEVVTTCERQDKAKESAKSKKKK; this is translated from the coding sequence ATGAATCGCTTGTTTCCTTTATTTTTAGCAGCAGTCCTCTCCACCTCTGTTTTTGCGCAGGATGATGTTGAACGCGTAAAGTCTGTGGTCAAGAACGGTCGCTGCTCGGATGCAATTGCACCGCTGCAAAAGATTTACAGCTCCTCGTTCCGCAAGATTGAAGGCGAAAAGGCTTCCGTGATGCTTGCCGAATGTTATTTGCGTACAGGCAAAAAGGATGATGCTTACGACGTGGCATCCCGCTTCCTGGAATACCATGTGAAGTCCGCCTACCGCGAACGAATGGAGCTTGCCCGCGCTGTTATTGATGTCGAAAAGGGCTCCGTGTTCGATGGTGTCGAAGCCATGCTCCGCGTGCTTTCTTATTCGACCAACCCGGCTGCAAGGTCTCGTGCTAAAGATGTCGCCATTCAGACTTTGGCCGCATCCCTCCTTACGGCAGACCAGCTTCAGGCTTTGCTTGAAAAGTATCCCGTTGATCGCGAAGTGATGGGTTGGATGCAGCTCCAGCTTGGTCGCGAATGCCAGAACGCCAAGCGTTACCGCGCTGCTAGATACTGGTACAAGAAGGTCCTCAAGACGACTTCTTCCGAGAATTTGCAGAAGACCGCCAAGAAGGGCATCAGCGCTCTTGAAGGTCTCGGCGCCGGTCTTCCGACTGTGCTCGTGCTTGCTCCGCTTTCCGGCGATTTTGCCGAATTCGGTGCCGCCGCTGTGCAGGGTTCTCTCCTCGCTTACGAACAGGCAAACCTCAAGGGCAAGGTGAACATAATCTTCCAGGACACGCACGCCGATGCCGCTATCGCTCTTATGCGTACGCAACGCGCTGTGAACCAGGATAGCATTATCGCTATTATTGGTCCTATCATGAGTGCTCCGGCAACGTCTGTTGCTGCATGGCTTGGTGCAAACTTCCAGCATGTGCCGATGCTTACTCCGACTGCAACGGATGCTGGCATCGCAAAGCTTGGCCCGAACATCTTCCAGGTGAACCTCACCATGGACATCCTCGCCCAGACGATTGCGGACTTCGCTATCAAGTGCCTCGACATCCGCGAATTTGGCGTGATGAGCCCGCTCGGCGATTTCGGTACGGCCATGTCCGAAAGCTTTACCCGTGCTGTTGAACGTCGTGGTGGTGATGTTGTCGGCTTCCGCAATTACGAAGAAGGCCGTCCGGACTACAAGACGGAATTCAACCTCATGCGCGATGTCCGCTTCAATCAGGAAAACCGCCGTCGCAATATCGCTAAGGGCGTGAATGATCTGAGCTCTGTGAACCCGCGTGACCGCAAGCTTTACCTCGCCGACTCTACCGTTGAATTCCCGGGCCTCTTCATTCCGGCAACAAATCCGGCAGATGCAGGTGCCATGGTGAGCCAGGCCGCATTCAACAAGGTTTCCGGCACATATCTCGGAACATCCGGCTGGTATGGTCGTGAACTTTTGATTCAGGGCAAGCGCCTTGTCGAAGGTTCTTACTTCAGCGTTCCGAGCATCGACATGAACAAGGGGAACACCGCCTACACGAACTTCGTGAAGGACTTCACGGCTCGATGGGGCGTGGAACCGGGTGAAGACAAGGTAAGCGGTCTCAGCTACGATGCCGCAAACATCATCTTTACTTCGCTTGCCGCTGTGACGGGCAAAGACGATGACATGACGCATTACATCAATGCGACCAAGGACTTCAAGGGCATTTACGGTGACATCCAGTTCCGTCGCGGTGCAAATGCCAATACGAAGATCATTACGGTGAACAAGGGCAAGTTCGAAGTCGTGACGACCTGCGAACGCCAGGACAAGGCAAAAGAATCCGCCAAGTCCAAGAAAAAGAAGTAA
- a CDS encoding nucleotidyltransferase family protein, with amino-acid sequence MTLCLESDQLETVQRILGLHFEGFEVWAYGTRVTGVDLTPDTDLELAVISDSPISLDDMTSVEKAFVESGLPFRVDIVDWSKLPESLQKQIKKEHSVVQEAADSFQ; translated from the coding sequence ATGACTCTTTGTTTAGAATCGGATCAGTTAGAAACCGTGCAAAGGATTCTTGGACTCCATTTTGAGGGGTTCGAAGTTTGGGCGTACGGAACACGTGTCACGGGTGTGGATTTGACCCCGGATACGGATTTGGAATTGGCTGTCATTTCGGACTCCCCTATTTCTCTCGATGATATGACTTCGGTGGAAAAGGCATTTGTCGAAAGCGGACTTCCTTTCCGTGTTGATATCGTTGACTGGTCGAAGCTCCCCGAATCTCTTCAAAAGCAAATCAAGAAAGAACATTCAGTCGTTCAGGAGGCCGCCGATAGCTTCCAGTAA
- the tmk gene encoding dTMP kinase: MKTAKNFFSLEGIDGSGKSTQIDMLVRVLESEGHKVVRLREPGGAKISERIRELLLDPAFKGIMADDTELLLYNAARAQVIHEIIKPALDAGNIVIADRFAWSTFAYQGYARGLGADKVQRLTELTCGGCFPELTVVLDLTVESSRKRMAIRGGAPDRLESEKAEFFERVREGYLAAGRDYSDCVSVVNADRTPDEVHSDVLSLIKAKLK; the protein is encoded by the coding sequence ATGAAAACTGCGAAGAATTTTTTTAGCCTCGAAGGCATTGATGGTTCCGGAAAGTCCACACAAATCGACATGCTCGTCCGCGTGCTGGAATCCGAAGGCCACAAGGTCGTGAGGCTGCGCGAACCCGGTGGCGCCAAAATTTCCGAACGCATTCGCGAGCTCTTGCTTGACCCCGCTTTCAAGGGCATCATGGCAGACGATACCGAACTCTTGCTGTACAATGCCGCCCGTGCCCAGGTGATTCACGAAATCATTAAACCCGCACTCGATGCAGGGAACATCGTCATCGCTGACCGTTTTGCATGGAGCACATTTGCTTACCAAGGTTATGCCCGCGGGCTCGGTGCTGATAAAGTCCAGCGCCTTACGGAACTCACTTGCGGAGGCTGCTTCCCGGAACTCACTGTAGTTCTCGACTTGACCGTCGAATCAAGCCGCAAGCGCATGGCCATTCGTGGTGGCGCCCCCGACCGCCTCGAAAGCGAAAAGGCTGAATTCTTCGAGCGTGTCCGCGAAGGTTACCTCGCCGCAGGCCGCGATTATAGCGATTGCGTGAGTGTCGTCAATGCTGACCGCACTCCCGACGAAGTACACAGCGATGTCCTTTCACTTATTAAAGCGAAACTGAAATGA
- a CDS encoding ABC transporter substrate-binding protein codes for MLSLLWGGALVGGVFLTGCREAPKDLQAKTSVEKCSESVQFESVESDYFSIGKLCGVDVAVVRSVVGKDTLVHKYVMMDSAAAALGTDLQRRGFPEEWLSAVVLRVPLNRVAALSTSQVGYMLRLGLRDNIVGVSDGQYIVDSILYERAKNKSVASIGYDAGALEKLMALNLDLVLDFTTGGDYDNYEQIARTNLPLMLTSEWQENTPLAKLEWIKLYGILFGIRPLADSIYRQEKEKYETLKALIASTDSLSSLVSRHSSEHCPRVLAGMSYGGVWHASGGKSFTANLVRDAGGCYVWASDTSRELTFSFEEVYALADSVDMWVNPSAFGTVDEILSLEPRVKNIKAFRDKLVFQNDGLKGPGAGNDFYEGAITRPAELLWNLTKCIKGSVPRVNSIDTSYKWYRNIYNF; via the coding sequence TTGTTATCGCTTTTGTGGGGTGGCGCCTTGGTTGGTGGGGTATTCCTGACTGGGTGTCGTGAAGCGCCGAAGGATTTGCAGGCGAAAACGTCGGTGGAAAAGTGCAGCGAATCGGTTCAATTCGAATCGGTCGAGAGCGACTATTTCTCGATTGGCAAACTGTGCGGGGTGGATGTCGCTGTTGTGCGTTCCGTGGTCGGCAAGGATACGCTCGTCCACAAGTACGTGATGATGGATTCTGCTGCGGCTGCTCTCGGGACGGATTTGCAACGTCGGGGGTTCCCAGAAGAGTGGCTTTCGGCGGTTGTATTGCGTGTGCCGCTCAATCGTGTGGCTGCTCTTTCGACTTCGCAGGTCGGCTACATGCTCAGGCTCGGGCTCCGCGATAACATTGTCGGTGTCTCGGACGGGCAGTATATCGTGGATAGCATTTTGTATGAACGTGCAAAAAATAAATCTGTAGCGAGTATCGGTTACGATGCGGGCGCCTTGGAAAAGCTGATGGCGCTGAATCTGGACTTGGTGCTTGACTTTACTACAGGCGGTGATTACGATAACTACGAACAAATTGCACGCACGAATCTTCCGTTGATGCTTACGTCCGAGTGGCAGGAAAATACTCCGCTTGCAAAACTGGAATGGATTAAGTTGTACGGAATCCTGTTTGGAATTCGTCCGCTTGCCGATTCTATTTACAGACAAGAGAAAGAAAAGTACGAAACGCTAAAGGCTTTGATTGCTTCTACAGACTCCCTCTCGTCTCTCGTTTCTCGTCATTCGTCTGAACATTGCCCTAGAGTTCTCGCCGGCATGTCCTATGGCGGTGTGTGGCATGCTTCTGGCGGTAAAAGCTTTACGGCAAACTTGGTTCGCGATGCGGGAGGCTGCTATGTGTGGGCTTCCGATACTTCACGTGAACTCACGTTCTCTTTCGAAGAAGTCTATGCGCTTGCCGATAGCGTGGACATGTGGGTGAATCCGTCTGCGTTTGGTACTGTCGATGAAATTCTCTCGCTGGAGCCTCGCGTGAAAAATATCAAGGCATTCAGGGATAAGCTAGTTTTCCAGAATGATGGGCTTAAGGGCCCCGGGGCAGGTAATGATTTTTACGAAGGAGCCATCACTCGACCGGCAGAACTCCTGTGGAATCTTACAAAATGCATAAAAGGCTCCGTTCCGAGGGTAAATTCGATTGACACCAGTTACAAATGGTACAGAAATATCTATAATTTTTAG
- a CDS encoding metallophosphoesterase: protein MIFFFILIFGVFFLFFNVRMVAPGIKGSVIAGISVILLPLCFLFRTTYFASLGMSFFAVWLSEALFLYILWWIARGIRRAVVKKPLDQRVAISVARLLFFVSVLLTVIFRIAGTGANDNFHVREFKIAVPTEKEFTAFFFSDLHIDPLFKREKMERIVHVSDSLHPDLVLFGGDFSDVVDSTLSAWEYDFLVQKLAATARMAAIAIDGNHEGFLEREGSDFKKWMQNNGFVVLEDSTVCTPFACITGRIDHNVAKIRDIERKPLFGLRPTVEESNLPWLLLDHQPRGIEEDHPGRRPDFAMSGHTHNGQFFPGTLIINWVWRLAYGIGELDQVKWLVSSGVDSWGPPVRIGSDTEVWFLRFVPDRL from the coding sequence ATGATCTTTTTCTTCATACTCATCTTTGGCGTATTCTTCCTGTTCTTTAACGTGAGAATGGTGGCGCCCGGAATCAAAGGGAGCGTCATTGCCGGTATTTCGGTAATCCTCCTCCCCCTCTGTTTTTTGTTTAGAACAACTTATTTTGCATCGCTTGGCATGTCGTTTTTTGCGGTCTGGCTTAGCGAGGCGCTTTTCCTCTATATCCTTTGGTGGATTGCTCGTGGCATCCGTCGCGCTGTCGTCAAGAAGCCGCTCGATCAACGCGTCGCCATTTCGGTGGCGAGACTTTTGTTCTTTGTTTCCGTTCTCTTGACGGTCATCTTCCGCATTGCAGGCACAGGTGCAAACGACAATTTCCATGTTCGCGAGTTCAAGATTGCCGTCCCGACAGAAAAGGAATTTACGGCGTTCTTCTTTAGCGACCTCCACATCGATCCGCTTTTCAAGCGCGAAAAGATGGAACGCATTGTGCATGTAAGCGATAGCCTCCACCCGGACCTGGTGCTGTTTGGCGGTGACTTCTCGGATGTCGTGGATTCGACACTTTCTGCCTGGGAGTACGACTTCCTGGTGCAAAAGCTTGCCGCGACCGCCAGGATGGCAGCGATTGCCATCGACGGGAATCACGAAGGGTTCCTCGAACGTGAAGGCAGCGACTTTAAAAAATGGATGCAGAATAACGGTTTCGTCGTGCTGGAAGACTCCACCGTCTGCACGCCGTTTGCCTGCATTACCGGCCGTATAGACCACAACGTTGCCAAGATTCGCGATATCGAGCGAAAGCCGCTCTTTGGCTTGCGCCCTACAGTCGAAGAATCGAATCTCCCCTGGCTTCTCCTCGATCATCAGCCACGCGGAATCGAAGAAGACCACCCTGGCCGCCGTCCCGACTTTGCCATGTCCGGACACACGCATAATGGCCAGTTCTTCCCGGGAACGCTCATTATCAATTGGGTTTGGCGCCTTGCTTATGGAATTGGCGAACTGGATCAGGTCAAGTGGCTTGTTTCTAGCGGTGTCGATTCCTGGGGCCCCCCTGTCCGTATCGGTAGCGATACCGAAGTCTGGTTCCTCCGTTTTGTACCCGACAGACTGTAA
- a CDS encoding M48 family metallopeptidase, translating to MFSRIIAPLLMVAGISFADELSFALSPAQNALAEQVTQKTMELNYVEAFNLARKLRLENDGVGCVFQNIIRVSMYDDKGDTTSLKVAAKNLETCKTEGLWDALRNFEIGYVLTETGHSVKGAMQTRSAASQFEDAKDYESKAFYAIYAYYVDNSFGWLPFKSDNREAYLKILDSGSLRSTRFWPLFLTPLIWMHYDRKDYKTGLSLAERGLKKAPNHPVMLQIKADMLYRLERYDEAAAIYEKSAADYLERTGKSIRYWCSILNLIRIYHDAGDNAKSAEQRKKLNDPDYQKMKKWMPGSLIDDLTDRKLI from the coding sequence ATGTTTTCGAGAATCATCGCACCGCTTTTAATGGTTGCCGGCATTTCGTTTGCCGACGAACTTTCTTTTGCACTTTCTCCGGCGCAAAATGCACTTGCCGAACAGGTGACGCAAAAGACGATGGAACTCAATTACGTTGAAGCTTTCAATTTGGCCCGCAAGCTTCGCCTCGAAAACGACGGTGTCGGCTGCGTGTTCCAGAACATCATCCGCGTGAGCATGTACGACGACAAGGGCGATACGACATCGCTCAAGGTCGCCGCCAAGAATCTTGAAACCTGCAAGACCGAAGGTCTGTGGGATGCGCTCCGCAATTTCGAGATTGGCTACGTGCTTACCGAGACGGGCCACTCCGTTAAGGGCGCCATGCAGACTCGCTCGGCCGCAAGCCAGTTCGAAGATGCCAAGGATTATGAATCCAAGGCCTTCTATGCGATTTACGCGTACTATGTCGATAACAGCTTTGGCTGGCTTCCGTTCAAGTCCGACAATCGCGAGGCTTACCTCAAGATTCTTGATTCCGGCTCCCTGCGTTCGACACGTTTCTGGCCGTTGTTCCTGACGCCGCTCATCTGGATGCACTACGACCGCAAGGACTACAAGACGGGCCTTTCGCTTGCTGAACGCGGCCTCAAGAAGGCCCCGAATCATCCGGTGATGCTCCAGATCAAGGCCGATATGCTTTACAGGCTCGAACGCTACGACGAAGCCGCCGCTATTTACGAAAAGAGCGCCGCCGATTACCTCGAGCGCACAGGCAAGTCCATTCGCTATTGGTGTTCTATCTTGAACCTCATCCGCATCTATCACGATGCCGGTGATAATGCGAAGTCGGCAGAACAGCGCAAAAAGCTCAATGATCCGGACTATCAGAAAATGAAAAAGTGGATGCCCGGTTCGCTCATCGACGACCTTACCGATCGCAAGCTGATTTAG
- a CDS encoding cyclic nucleotide-binding domain-containing protein, with translation MMSHTGIGDWISAQYDLGVPFLQQVPREYADYLLLNSQIREYDAGEIILQGGVEGDCFCVLQSGRVVICGQILSDGHYSALATLESGSCFGEMSILCGEPTANTIIAAEDGCTVLHIPKAEFLKFLDKNPSALLYLYKVMADRLRAKNQALDEFERLSLLASAKVLPFIDFAQTMEKSRITGTVIFECSGESGFIAFQDGRICCAKCGKLAGPDALEKMLSWGDETLFKLDTHVMPDVININQMSDTTSLILDALRNIDEKQSARK, from the coding sequence ATGATGTCACACACAGGTATTGGAGATTGGATTTCTGCTCAGTATGACCTTGGTGTACCGTTCTTGCAACAGGTGCCCAGGGAATATGCGGACTATCTGCTTTTAAATTCGCAGATTCGCGAATACGATGCTGGCGAAATCATCCTCCAGGGCGGAGTCGAAGGCGACTGCTTCTGCGTCTTGCAGAGCGGACGCGTTGTCATTTGCGGCCAGATTCTGTCCGATGGCCATTACAGCGCGCTTGCGACTTTGGAAAGCGGCTCCTGTTTTGGCGAAATGTCTATCCTGTGTGGCGAACCTACCGCCAATACGATTATTGCCGCCGAAGACGGCTGCACGGTGCTTCACATTCCGAAGGCGGAATTTTTGAAGTTCCTCGACAAGAATCCGAGTGCCTTGCTTTACCTCTACAAGGTGATGGCGGATCGTCTCCGTGCAAAGAATCAGGCGCTTGATGAATTCGAACGCTTGTCGCTTTTGGCTTCGGCGAAGGTTCTCCCGTTTATTGATTTTGCGCAGACGATGGAAAAGAGCCGCATTACCGGAACGGTCATTTTCGAATGCTCCGGTGAATCGGGCTTTATCGCTTTCCAGGACGGCCGAATCTGCTGTGCCAAGTGCGGCAAGCTTGCAGGTCCGGATGCACTCGAAAAGATGCTTTCCTGGGGTGACGAGACATTGTTCAAGCTGGATACGCATGTGATGCCCGACGTTATAAACATCAACCAGATGTCGGATACCACAAGCCTCATCCTTGATGCGCTCAGAAATATTGATGAAAAACAAAGTGCCCGTAAATAG
- the purM gene encoding phosphoribosylformylglycinamidine cyclo-ligase, giving the protein MNYADAGVSLARADEAMVGVKKSVRTTFNQGVLGDVGNFGGLFTLNHLGMKDPVLVSSVDGVGTKLKVDIEMGTHELPGQDIVNHCCDDILVQGARPLFFLDYVATGRLEPGVMDKLVAGMAKACRENDLVLIGGETAEMPGFYGPGDYDISGTIVGVVERENIIDGKKIKPGTIILGLPSTGLHTNGYSLARKVLFDVAGYKVDTVVDGMDKSIGEALATPHRSYYPSLIDLCNKKKIQGLAHITGSGYQGNIPRILPDNVDVIIDRTTWDPPMIFKLIQQAGSVEKDEMYSTFNMGMGMLIFIDPADKAEVVAHLEAKGEKWTQIGEVVAGTKQVKFRD; this is encoded by the coding sequence ATGAATTACGCAGACGCAGGAGTTTCCTTGGCACGTGCCGATGAGGCAATGGTCGGTGTCAAGAAGTCCGTCCGTACCACATTCAACCAGGGCGTTCTCGGCGACGTGGGCAACTTCGGTGGCCTGTTCACGCTGAACCACCTCGGCATGAAGGACCCTGTCCTCGTGAGCTCCGTCGACGGCGTGGGCACCAAGCTCAAGGTCGATATCGAAATGGGCACGCACGAACTGCCGGGCCAGGACATCGTGAACCACTGCTGTGACGATATCCTCGTTCAGGGCGCACGTCCGCTGTTCTTCCTCGACTACGTGGCTACGGGCCGCTTGGAACCGGGTGTCATGGACAAGCTGGTTGCCGGTATGGCCAAGGCCTGTCGCGAAAACGATCTCGTTCTGATTGGCGGTGAAACTGCTGAAATGCCGGGCTTCTACGGTCCGGGCGACTATGACATTTCCGGTACTATCGTGGGTGTCGTGGAACGCGAAAACATCATTGACGGCAAGAAGATCAAGCCGGGTACCATTATCCTTGGCCTGCCTTCTACGGGTCTCCACACCAACGGTTACTCTCTCGCCCGTAAGGTGTTGTTCGACGTGGCCGGCTACAAGGTCGACACGGTCGTGGACGGCATGGACAAGTCCATCGGCGAAGCTCTTGCCACTCCGCACCGCAGTTACTACCCGAGCCTCATCGACCTCTGCAACAAGAAGAAGATTCAGGGCCTTGCTCACATCACCGGTTCGGGCTACCAGGGCAACATCCCGCGTATCCTTCCGGACAACGTTGACGTGATTATCGACCGCACCACGTGGGATCCTCCGATGATCTTCAAGCTCATCCAGCAGGCTGGCTCTGTTGAAAAGGACGAAATGTACTCCACGTTCAACATGGGCATGGGCATGCTTATCTTCATCGACCCGGCTGACAAGGCTGAAGTCGTCGCTCACCTCGAAGCTAAGGGTGAAAAGTGGACGCAGATCGGTGAAGTCGTCGCCGGCACCAAGCAGGTGAAGTTCCGCGACTAG